One Verrucomicrobiota bacterium genomic window, CTGCACAAAGAGGATGTGGTCTACGCGCTCAAGTTCCTCATCAACCTCCAGGCGGGCGAGAAGGGATACACGGTCGACGACATTGACCACCTCGGCAACCGGCGCGTGCGCTCGGTGGGCGAGCTGCTCGAGAACCAGTGCCGTATTGGGCTGGCTCGCATGGAGAAGATCACCAAAGAGCGCATGAACCTGTTCGACATGCAGGCCGAGGCGGTGGCGCCGCACAAGCTCGTTAACCCCAAGGGGCTGAGCGGGGTGATCCGCGACTTCTTTGGCCGCAGCCAGCTTTCGCAGTTCATGGACCAGACGAATCCCGTGGCCGAACTGACTCACAAGCGACGCTTGAGCGCGCTGGGCCCGGGCGGGCTGAGCCGCGAGCGCGCGGGGTTCGAAGTGCGCGATGTGCATCCGAGCCACTACGGGCGCATCTGTCCGATCGAGACGCCGGAAGGGCCCAACATCGGGCTGATCTCGTCGCTCTCGACGTACGCCAAGATCAATGAGTACGGTTTCATCGTCACGCCCTACCTGCGGGTCAAGGACGGCAGGATCACCGATGAGGTCGTCTACCTTGGCGCGCACGACGAGGAGCGCTACGTCATCGCCCAGGCCAACGTCGAAATGGACCGGCATCGTCGAATCACGTCGAAGTACGTCTTGGCGTGCCGGGCCGGGGACTTCATCAGCGTAACGCCCGAGGAGGTCGATTACATCGACGTCTCGCCGCGCCAGCTCGTGAGCGTCGTGTCGGCTCTCATTCCGTTCTTGGAGCATGACGACGCGAACAGGGCGCTTATGGGCTCGAACATGCAACGTCAGGCCGTGCCGTTGCTCACAACCGAGCCGGCGCTGGTCGGCACGGGGCTCGAGAGGCGCGCGGCGCTCGATTCGGGCGTCATGGTTCAGGCACCCTCGAACGGCACGATCACCTACGTTGACGGCGACACGATCCGGTTCAAGCCGTCGAGCCGCAAGGACACGCGCGAGCGCGAGTACCGGCTTCGCAAGTACATGCGCTCGAACGCCAGCACGTGCATCAACCAACGGCCCATTGTGCGCTTGGGCGAGAAGGTCGAGGCGGGCGCGGTGCTCGCCGACGGGCCGTCGACGCACGGGGGCGAGCTCGCGCTCGGGCGCAACGTGCTCGTGGCGTTCATGCCGTGGGGCGGCTACAACTTCGAGGACGCGATCCTCGTGAGTGAGCGGCTCGTCAAAGAGGATCTCTACACGTCGGTCCACATCGAGGAGTTCTCGATCGGCGCGCGCGACACCAAGCTCGGGCGCGAGGAGATCACGCGCGATATTCCGAACGTGGGCGAGGACGCGCTCCGCAACCTCGACGAAGGCGGCATCGTGCGCATCGGCGCCGAGGTGCGGCCCGGCGACATCCTCGTGGGCAAGATCACCCCGAAGAGCGAGACCGAGCTCACGCCCGAGGAGCGGTTGCTCCGGGCGATCTTCGGCGAGAAAGCCGCCGACGTACGCGACGCCTCGCTCACGGTACCCAGCGGCACGGAGGGCATCGTGCTCGACGTGCGGGTGTTCTCGCGCAAGGACAGCTTCGAGGCGAGCGAAGAAGAGAAGCTCGAGGAGAAGGAGCAGGTCGAAGAGATCGAGGGCGAGTTCCGCGAGCGGCTCGGCAAGCTCAACAAGGAGTTTGTCGACCAGCTTTGCGGCCTGCTGTCGGGCGAGAAGCTCGATGTGCAAATCATCGATGTGCAGACCGGCGAGGTCGTCATCCCGCCGGGCAAGAAAATCACGCGCCCGATGCTTCAGCAGCTCGGCGAGAAGGACCTCGAGAGCTATTTCATGCCGGACACCGAGATCACGGCCGAGATCAAGGAGATGTTCATGGAGCATCGCCAGGCCGTGGAAGAGCTCGAGATGCGCATGAGCCGCGAGATCGAGAAGGTCAAACGGGGCGACGAGCTCGAACCGGGTGTGATCAAAGAAGTCAAGGTCTACATTGCCAGCAAGCGCAAGCTCCAGGTGGGCGACAAGATGGCGGGCCGGCACGGCAACAAGGGGGTGATCGCCAAGATCATGCCCGACGAGGACATGCCGTTCCTGCCCGACGGGACACCGGTCGACATGGTGCTTAACCCGCTCGGGGTGCCGTCGCGCATGAACCTGGGCCAGGTGCTCGAGACGCACTTGGGCTGGGCGGCCAAGGCCCTCGGCATGTGCGTGGCGACGCCCGTGTTTGACGGGATCAAAGAGGGCGAGATCAAGGCGCTGCTCAAGAAGGCCAAGTTGCCCGAGAGCGGCAAGACGAGCCTCCACGACGGGCGCACGGGCGAGCCGTTCGCCCAGGACGTCGTCGTGGGCTACATTTATATGATGAAGCTCAGCCACTTGGTGGCGGACAAGATCCACGCGCGTGCCATTGGGCCGTACTCGCTGGTGACGCAGCAGCCGCTCGGCGGCAAGGCACAGCAGGGCGGCCAGCGCTTCGGCGAGATGGAGGTGTGGGCGCTCGAGGCCTACGGGGCCGCCTACTGCCTCCAGGAGCTGCTCACGGTCAAGAGCGACGACGTCGCGGGGCGCACCCGGATCTACGAATCGATTGTCAAGGGCGAGCACATGCTCGAGCCGGGCACGCCCGAGAGCTTCAACGTGCTGATCAAGGAAATGCAAGCCCTGTGCCTGGACGTCCGGGCCGAGCGGGTCTGAGGCCCACGCCGGCCTGACACAAAGGAGGCAAGACAGTGGCGGAGCACATGTTCGACGAACCCGAGCGGGGCAACGTCTTCGACAAGGTCACGATCCGGATCGCCTCGCCTGAGGTGATCCGGTCGTGGAGCCGAGGCGAGGTCAAGAACCCGGAGACGATTAACTACCGGACCTTCAAGCCCGAGAGCGGCGGCCTGTTCTGCGAGCGTATCTTCGGGCCGACCAAGGACTGGGAGTGCAACTGCGGCAAGTACAAGCGGATCAAGTACAAGGGCATTGTCTGCGATCGCTGCGGCGTCGAGGTGACGCAATCCAAGGTGCGCCGCGAGCGGATGGGCCACATCGAGCTCGCCGTACCGGTGACGCACATCTGGTTCTTCAAGACCATGCCGTCGCGGATCGGCAACCTGCTCGGGTTGTCGACGCGAACGCTTGAGCGGGTCATCTACTACGAGGACTTCATCGTCATTGACCCGGGCGAAACCGACCTCGACAAGAAGCAGCTTCTGAGCGAGGCCGAGTATCGCGAGAAAGTCGAGCAGCACGGGCCCGAGGCGTTCATTGCCAAGATGGGTGCCGAGGCGATCAAGGACCTGTTGCTCATCGAGGACCTCGATGTTGTCTGCGAGGAGCTGCGCCAGAAGGCGGCCAAGACCAAGTCGAAGCAGGCCAAGATGAAGTTCTCGAAGCGGCTCAAGATTATCGAGAGCTTCTGCAAGAGCGGCAACAAGCCGTCCTGGATGGTGCTCGACTACGTTCCCGTGATCCCGCCGGATCTGCGGCCGCTCGTGCCGCTCGACGGCGGGCGGTTTGCCACGAGCGACCTGAACGATCTGTACCGGCGCGTGATCAACCGCAACAACCGGCTCAAGAATATCCTCGAGCTCAAGACGCCCGAGGTCATCGTGCGCAACGAGAAGCGCATGCTCCAGGAGGCGGTCGACGCGCTGTTTGACAACGGGCGCCATGGCCGCGCCGTGATGGGCGCGGGCAACCGGCCGCTCAAGTCGCTGGCCGATTCGCTCAAGGGCAAGCAAGGCCGGTTCCGGCAGAATCTTCTGGGCAAGCGGGTGGACTACTCTGGCCGTTCGGTCATTGTCGTTGGGCCGGAGCTCAAACTCCACCAGTGCGGGCTGCCCAAGAAGATGGCGCTCGAGCTCTTCGAGCCATTCATCATCAAGCGGCTCAAGGAGAAGGAGCTCGTCTACACCATCCGCAGCGCCAAGAAGATGATCGAACGCGAGGCGCCCGAGGTGTGGGACATCCTCGAGGAGGTCACCAAAGGCCACCCGATCATGCTCAACCGCGCGCCGACGCTGCACCGGCTCGGTATCCAGGCCTTTGAGCCGGTGCTCATCGAGGGACGCGCAATCCGCATCCACCCGTTTGTCTGCGCGGCGTTCAATGCCGACTTCGATGGCGACCAGATGGCCGTCCACGTGCCGCTGTCGGCCGAGGCGCAAATGGAGGCGC contains:
- the rpoB gene encoding DNA-directed RNA polymerase subunit beta — translated: METVERVRFGKGEELVELPNLIEMQRQSYDEFLQAGVPPNERRNQGLQAVFNEIFPIASYDGNCILEFVNFSLGVPKYDPIECQRRGLTYAVSLKVTFRLIQNEVVREETVYMGTIPIMTDQGTFIVNGAERVVVSQLHRSPGICFETKQHPKGDTIYSFRVIPYRGSWIEAEFDTNNLVHVYIDRRRRRRKILATTFIKALGYGTNEELLELFFEPKEVSLASKDEKLIGEFLARNIVGVEDGIVYGKAGDRVDKNLLTRLRTGGIEQFAICKGATTEHALIQMIQKDPTDSYESALKDIYKKLRPGDPTTIPNARAMIKRLFFDPKRYNLGRVGRFKINEKLGLDNGAPPPEGDEEALTLHKEDVVYALKFLINLQAGEKGYTVDDIDHLGNRRVRSVGELLENQCRIGLARMEKITKERMNLFDMQAEAVAPHKLVNPKGLSGVIRDFFGRSQLSQFMDQTNPVAELTHKRRLSALGPGGLSRERAGFEVRDVHPSHYGRICPIETPEGPNIGLISSLSTYAKINEYGFIVTPYLRVKDGRITDEVVYLGAHDEERYVIAQANVEMDRHRRITSKYVLACRAGDFISVTPEEVDYIDVSPRQLVSVVSALIPFLEHDDANRALMGSNMQRQAVPLLTTEPALVGTGLERRAALDSGVMVQAPSNGTITYVDGDTIRFKPSSRKDTREREYRLRKYMRSNASTCINQRPIVRLGEKVEAGAVLADGPSTHGGELALGRNVLVAFMPWGGYNFEDAILVSERLVKEDLYTSVHIEEFSIGARDTKLGREEITRDIPNVGEDALRNLDEGGIVRIGAEVRPGDILVGKITPKSETELTPEERLLRAIFGEKAADVRDASLTVPSGTEGIVLDVRVFSRKDSFEASEEEKLEEKEQVEEIEGEFRERLGKLNKEFVDQLCGLLSGEKLDVQIIDVQTGEVVIPPGKKITRPMLQQLGEKDLESYFMPDTEITAEIKEMFMEHRQAVEELEMRMSREIEKVKRGDELEPGVIKEVKVYIASKRKLQVGDKMAGRHGNKGVIAKIMPDEDMPFLPDGTPVDMVLNPLGVPSRMNLGQVLETHLGWAAKALGMCVATPVFDGIKEGEIKALLKKAKLPESGKTSLHDGRTGEPFAQDVVVGYIYMMKLSHLVADKIHARAIGPYSLVTQQPLGGKAQQGGQRFGEMEVWALEAYGAAYCLQELLTVKSDDVAGRTRIYESIVKGEHMLEPGTPESFNVLIKEMQALCLDVRAERV